A window of Aeromicrobium sp. Sec7.5 genomic DNA:
CGCGGAGCCCCACGACCCCGACGTCGACCGTCGCCACCCCGCGGCAGCGTGCTGCGCTCACCGAGCTCGTCGCCGACCCGTCGCACCAGGTCCTGGTCGGCGAGCTCGAGGGCACGGTGGTCGCGACCGCGCACATCACGTGGCTGCGCATGCTGTCGGCCGACGGAGGCCTGTACTGCCAGGTCGAGAACGTCCGCACCGACGAGGCGCACCGTGGGCGCGGACTGGGTGGCGAGCTCATGGCCTGGATCGAGACGGCCGCGCGCGACCGCGGTGCTGCCCGCATCCAGCTGACCACCAACCGCAGCCGGCTGGACGCGCACCGCTTCTACGAGCGCCTCGGCTACGAGCCCAGCCACCTC
This region includes:
- a CDS encoding GNAT family N-acetyltransferase, which gives rise to MPGREAGARGHLVVREATAVDLDAILALMVQDARSPTTPTSTVATPRQRAALTELVADPSHQVLVGELEGTVVATAHITWLRMLSADGGLYCQVENVRTDEAHRGRGLGGELMAWIETAARDRGAARIQLTTNRSRLDAHRFYERLGYEPSHLGMKKYLT